GAGGTTGTGGTACCAGTAGGGTGCCCAAGGACCGTCTTCGGGTCGCGGACCCGCAGGCCAGGAAAGCATGGACACCTCGAATGGGATCTGGAAACGCTCACAAACGAGCTTGAGAATGCCCTGCGGATTGATTAGTAGATTCCGGGAGTCAATAACAAGCGAATCCTCACCTTTGCTTTGTAACTCGGTAAAAAGTTGATGCTGCCTTTCGTAAGCCGTGTCGAGTAGGGTAGGGTGCGGGATTTGCTTGATCAGGGTCGGAAGCATTTGTTCTGGATCCCGAATGAGGAAAATGTTAGAAAGACTTTCTAAAAAACTGTGATCTCGGATTCCTTCGAGATGATGTGTCATATTCTTGACGAATAGAACCTTTGAATCATATTGCGTGGAGGTGAATCGTTCGATACAACTGTCGACATCGAGATCGAGCTCCTCCATCAAATGCTCGCGACCCGGATGATCCACTCCGGTGCGGACCAGATACGGACCGTACAAAGGTTCGTCGATAACGGATGTATCGGACCGCTGCGCAAAGCTGTACATCAGTGCTGTGCTGACATTTCGAGGTCCGGACCAAAGGCATATTCTTTTCATTGGCTGTGGCAGTAAGCTCAAATCTGCATAAAATTTTGCTTTAATCAATTTGGTTTATAAAGTAAACAAGTTTATATTTGAACCGAAACAAACACAAATCCAATGATTATGGAACGCTTAACACTTACCCTTTTAGCTCTGTTGATAGGGCTTCCCTTGCTACAAGCACAGAACGTCGAGGCCGATTTTGGTTGG
This region of Flavobacteriales bacterium genomic DNA includes:
- a CDS encoding sulfotransferase family protein, whose amino-acid sequence is MKRICLWSGPRNVSTALMYSFAQRSDTSVIDEPLYGPYLVRTGVDHPGREHLMEELDLDVDSCIERFTSTQYDSKVLFVKNMTHHLEGIRDHSFLESLSNIFLIRDPEQMLPTLIKQIPHPTLLDTAYERQHQLFTELQSKGEDSLVIDSRNLLINPQGILKLVCERFQIPFEVSMLSWPAGPRPEDGPWAPYWYHNLHTSTGFQPYHHKTEPMPDFLAPLLRTCKPHYDALYEHAINSSVHA